The Paraburkholderia acidisoli genome contains a region encoding:
- a CDS encoding vWA domain-containing protein has translation MTTQTKARGIDTKHATPTFARNVVHFVRVLRGAGLPMSPAHAVDALDALRHLDLTRRDDVHAALAAILTGAPDEREIFDAAFALFWRDPDFEGKLRALLLPKVQGGVPPPRRNNRLADALAARAGARPNATPPPSHEEHVLRAHATFSAEERLRQRDFDTLDANEWRALRHLIRARRLPLATERTRRLKAASHGTHADLRASARQAVRAGGDWTGWKYRAPVERKLPLVLLLDISGSMSSYSRAVLYFCHALLQSRERLQVFLFGTRLTHATRALRERDPDIALAQLAAQVADWSGGTRIGATLAEFNRRWARRVLGGRATVLIVTDGLDHDASGALGEEMARLHRFAHRVVWLNPLLRYRDFAPKARGVQAMLPHVDAHFPVHNLESLEAFARGLSGAPHAAPAARALHRLSPGESRWS, from the coding sequence ATGACGACGCAGACGAAAGCACGCGGCATCGACACAAAACACGCAACGCCCACGTTCGCGAGAAACGTCGTGCACTTCGTGCGCGTGCTGCGCGGCGCCGGTTTGCCGATGTCGCCCGCGCACGCCGTGGACGCGCTCGACGCGCTGCGCCACCTCGACCTCACGCGCCGCGACGACGTGCACGCGGCGCTCGCCGCGATCCTCACCGGCGCGCCCGACGAGCGCGAGATTTTCGACGCCGCGTTCGCGCTGTTCTGGCGCGATCCCGACTTCGAAGGCAAGCTGCGCGCGCTGCTGTTGCCGAAGGTGCAAGGCGGCGTGCCGCCGCCACGCCGCAACAACCGTCTCGCCGACGCGCTCGCGGCGCGCGCGGGCGCGCGGCCCAACGCCACGCCGCCGCCCTCGCACGAAGAACACGTGTTGCGCGCGCACGCGACTTTCAGCGCCGAGGAACGCCTGCGCCAGCGCGACTTCGACACGCTCGACGCCAACGAATGGCGCGCGCTGCGCCACCTGATCCGCGCGCGCCGCCTGCCGCTCGCCACCGAGCGCACGCGGCGTTTGAAGGCCGCCTCGCACGGCACGCACGCCGACTTGCGCGCGAGCGCGCGGCAGGCCGTGCGCGCGGGCGGCGACTGGACCGGCTGGAAATATCGCGCGCCGGTGGAGCGCAAATTGCCGCTCGTGCTGCTGCTCGACATCTCCGGGTCGATGAGCAGTTACTCGCGCGCGGTGCTGTACTTTTGCCACGCGCTGCTGCAATCGCGCGAGCGTTTGCAGGTGTTCCTGTTCGGCACGCGTCTCACGCACGCCACGCGCGCGCTGCGCGAACGCGATCCCGACATCGCGCTCGCGCAACTCGCCGCTCAGGTCGCGGACTGGTCGGGCGGCACGCGCATCGGCGCGACGCTCGCCGAGTTCAACCGGCGCTGGGCGCGGCGCGTGCTGGGTGGACGCGCCACCGTGCTGATCGTCACCGACGGTCTGGACCACGACGCGAGCGGCGCGCTCGGCGAGGAAATGGCGCGCCTGCATCGCTTCGCGCATCGCGTGGTCTGGCTCAATCCGCTGCTGCGTTACCGCGATTTCGCCCCGAAGGCGCGCGGCGTGCAGGCGATGCTGCCGCACGTGGACGCGCATTTCCCCGTGCACAACCTCGAGAGCCTCGAAGCGTTCGCGCGCGGCCTGAGCGGCGCGCCGCACGCCGCGCCCGCGGCACGCGCGTTGCACCGCCTCTCACCTGGAGAATCACGATGGAGCTGA
- a CDS encoding AAA family ATPase produces the protein MPPDSIDDTLAQLEARGYFASRALATALFLALKMERPLFLEGEPGVGKTELAKAAAQLLGTPLLRLQCYEGLDTASALYEWDYPRQIMALRLAEAAGETPRGDTLYRDEFLLKRPLLQALQADPEHPGARRVLLIDEIDRADEPFEAFLLELLSDFQVSIPEYGTVRASTPPLVVITSNRTREVHDALKRRCLYQWLGYPERARELAIVAARAPATSAALQRRAVAFVHRLRTMDLFKAPGIAETIDWCRALAALSVTELDPQSVQDTLGVLLKYQDDLAQLDAERIAQTLALAE, from the coding sequence ATGCCACCCGATTCGATCGACGACACCCTCGCGCAGCTCGAAGCGCGCGGCTATTTCGCGAGCCGCGCGCTCGCCACGGCGCTCTTTCTCGCGCTGAAGATGGAGCGACCGCTCTTTCTCGAAGGCGAGCCGGGCGTGGGAAAAACCGAACTCGCGAAGGCGGCCGCGCAACTGCTCGGCACGCCGCTGCTGCGGCTGCAATGTTACGAAGGGCTCGACACCGCGAGCGCGCTCTACGAGTGGGACTATCCGCGTCAGATCATGGCGCTGCGCCTGGCCGAAGCGGCGGGCGAGACGCCGCGCGGCGACACGCTGTATCGCGACGAGTTTCTGTTGAAGCGCCCGCTCTTGCAGGCGCTGCAAGCCGATCCCGAGCATCCGGGCGCGCGCCGCGTATTGCTTATCGACGAAATCGATCGCGCCGACGAGCCGTTCGAAGCCTTCCTGCTCGAACTCCTTTCGGACTTCCAGGTATCGATTCCCGAATACGGCACGGTGCGCGCGAGCACGCCGCCGCTCGTCGTCATCACGTCGAACCGCACGCGCGAAGTGCACGACGCGTTGAAGCGCCGCTGCCTCTATCAATGGCTCGGCTATCCCGAGCGCGCGCGCGAACTCGCCATCGTCGCGGCGCGCGCGCCGGCAACCAGCGCGGCATTGCAGCGCCGCGCCGTGGCGTTCGTGCATCGATTGCGGACGATGGATCTCTTCAAAGCGCCCGGCATTGCCGAAACGATCGACTGGTGCCGCGCGCTCGCCGCGCTGAGCGTGACGGAACTCGATCCGCAGTCGGTGCAGGACACGCTGGGCGTGCTGCTCAAGTATCAGGACGATCTCGCGCAGCTCGACGCCGAGCGCATTGCGCAGACGCTCGCGCTCGCGGAATGA
- a CDS encoding FAD binding domain-containing protein, with protein sequence MYAFDYQRASDARGAVKALAADAEAKYLAGGQSLLAAMKLRLAQPSTLIDVTRIPELKAVTVDGGVVTVGAAVSHADVAEHTEIRQALPALAQLAGMIGDPQVRALGTLGGSIANDDPAADYPAALLGLKATVITDRRRIAADDFFIGMYETALEPDELIVAVAFAVPERAAYEKFRNPASHFALTGVFVAKYADETRVAVTGAAASVFRASALEQALQTHFAPEAARAVTLASDDLNTDLHASAAYRAHLIPVLAARAVAKALG encoded by the coding sequence ATGTACGCATTCGACTATCAGCGCGCCAGCGACGCGCGAGGCGCGGTGAAAGCCCTGGCCGCCGACGCGGAAGCCAAATATCTCGCGGGCGGCCAGAGCCTGCTCGCGGCGATGAAGCTGCGGCTCGCGCAGCCTTCCACGCTCATCGACGTCACGCGCATTCCCGAACTCAAGGCCGTCACGGTGGACGGCGGCGTGGTGACGGTGGGCGCGGCCGTGAGTCACGCCGATGTCGCGGAGCACACGGAGATCCGCCAGGCGTTGCCCGCGCTCGCGCAACTCGCGGGCATGATCGGCGACCCGCAGGTGCGCGCGCTCGGCACGCTCGGCGGCTCGATCGCCAACGACGACCCGGCCGCCGACTATCCCGCCGCGCTGCTCGGCCTGAAGGCGACGGTGATCACGGACCGGCGGCGTATCGCGGCCGACGACTTCTTTATCGGCATGTACGAAACCGCGCTCGAACCCGACGAGCTGATCGTGGCCGTGGCGTTCGCGGTGCCCGAGCGCGCGGCCTACGAGAAGTTTCGCAATCCGGCTTCGCACTTCGCGCTCACGGGCGTGTTCGTCGCGAAGTATGCCGATGAAACGCGCGTGGCCGTGACGGGCGCGGCGGCCTCGGTGTTTCGCGCGAGCGCGCTCGAACAGGCGCTCCAGACGCACTTCGCGCCCGAAGCCGCGCGCGCTGTGACCCTCGCGTCCGACGACCTCAACACCGACCTGCACGCCAGCGCCGCGTATCGCGCGCACCTGATTCCGGTGCTCGCGGCGCGCGCGGTGGCGAAGGCCCTCGGCTGA
- a CDS encoding MFS transporter small subunit — translation MNTVAPKSSNKVLMAVFWLYVLVPLVWGVTNTLKQAFKLFG, via the coding sequence ATGAATACCGTTGCTCCGAAGTCCTCGAACAAGGTGCTGATGGCCGTGTTCTGGCTCTACGTGCTCGTGCCGCTCGTCTGGGGCGTGACCAACACGCTCAAGCAGGCGTTCAAGCTGTTCGGCTGA
- a CDS encoding XdhC family protein: MDSVDLEVLKSGVRWLDAGHRALLVTVVKTWGSSPRPEGAMLVVRDDGLVVGSVSGGCIEDDLIERVRREGVTQPAPEAVKYGITAEEAHRFGLPCGGTIQLVLEPLGALSRLRALLDTVERGELVARTLDMATGAATLGPANATDGVHFDGARLLTIHGPRYRMLVIGAGQLSRYLCQIAAGLDYQVTVCDPREEYTDTWDVPGTTLVHTMPDDTVLDLKLDERCAVIALTHDPKLDDLALMEALKTPAFYVGALGSRRNNAARRERLKEFDLSEAELARLHGPVGIYIGSRTPPEIAVSILAEVTAAKNGVSLPTILQVEGAKAAREEAAGAGSTCDV, translated from the coding sequence ATGGACAGCGTGGATCTCGAAGTCCTGAAGTCCGGCGTGCGCTGGCTCGACGCGGGCCATCGCGCGCTGCTCGTGACCGTCGTGAAGACGTGGGGCTCCTCGCCGCGGCCCGAGGGCGCGATGCTCGTGGTGCGCGACGACGGCCTCGTGGTGGGCTCGGTCTCGGGCGGCTGTATCGAAGACGACCTGATCGAGCGCGTGCGCCGCGAAGGCGTCACGCAGCCCGCGCCCGAGGCCGTGAAATACGGCATCACCGCCGAGGAAGCGCACCGTTTCGGCTTGCCCTGCGGCGGCACGATCCAGCTCGTGCTCGAACCGCTCGGCGCGCTGTCGCGCCTGCGCGCGCTGCTCGACACGGTGGAGCGCGGCGAACTCGTCGCGCGCACGCTCGACATGGCCACGGGCGCGGCGACGCTCGGCCCCGCCAATGCCACCGACGGCGTGCATTTCGACGGCGCGCGCCTCCTGACGATCCATGGCCCGCGTTACCGCATGCTCGTGATCGGCGCGGGCCAGCTATCGCGCTATCTTTGCCAGATCGCGGCGGGGCTCGATTATCAGGTGACGGTATGCGACCCGCGCGAGGAATACACCGACACGTGGGACGTGCCCGGCACGACGCTCGTCCACACCATGCCCGACGACACCGTGCTCGACCTGAAGCTCGACGAACGCTGCGCCGTGATCGCGCTCACGCACGACCCGAAACTCGACGATCTCGCGCTGATGGAAGCGCTCAAAACGCCCGCGTTCTACGTGGGCGCACTCGGTTCGCGGCGCAACAACGCGGCGCGGCGCGAGCGGCTCAAGGAGTTCGATCTCTCGGAAGCCGAACTCGCGCGGTTGCATGGGCCGGTCGGCATTTATATCGGCAGCCGCACGCCGCCCGAAATTGCCGTGTCGATACTCGCGGAGGTCACGGCGGCGAAGAACGGTGTATCGCTGCCGACGATCTTGCAGGTGGAAGGCGCGAAGGCCGCGCGCGAGGAAGCGGCGGGCGCGGGCTCGACCTGCGACGTGTAA
- a CDS encoding CoxG family protein, with the protein MELTESHTLPVPQQRAWEALNDTAMLKACIPGCESIEADGENAYAVALTAAVGPVKARFKGRMQLADIDAPRSYTIVFEGQGGAAGFGKGDAHVTLEPAGDAATTLAYTARAQVGGKLAQIGSRLVDGAARKIAAEFFRRFGEQLGEQRDSGAAAMDESAGPATAENAANEAGDDNVDDTGSTDASQTRKRSWTAWISKS; encoded by the coding sequence ATGGAGCTGACCGAAAGCCACACGTTGCCCGTGCCGCAGCAGCGCGCGTGGGAAGCGCTCAACGACACGGCCATGTTGAAGGCGTGCATTCCCGGCTGCGAAAGCATCGAAGCCGATGGCGAGAATGCCTACGCGGTCGCGCTCACGGCGGCGGTCGGGCCGGTGAAGGCGCGCTTCAAGGGCCGCATGCAACTCGCCGATATCGACGCGCCGCGCAGCTACACGATCGTGTTCGAAGGCCAGGGCGGCGCGGCGGGTTTCGGCAAGGGCGACGCGCACGTGACGCTCGAACCCGCCGGCGACGCGGCCACCACGCTCGCCTACACGGCGCGCGCGCAGGTGGGCGGCAAGCTCGCGCAGATCGGCTCGCGGCTCGTGGACGGCGCGGCGCGCAAGATCGCCGCCGAGTTCTTCCGGCGCTTCGGCGAGCAGCTCGGTGAACAGCGGGACAGCGGCGCGGCCGCAATGGACGAATCCGCCGGGCCGGCGACAGCGGAAAACGCAGCGAACGAAGCGGGCGACGATAATGTCGACGACACCGGCAGCACCGACGCATCGCAAACAAGGAAACGATCATGGACAGCGTGGATCTCGAAGTCCTGA
- a CDS encoding L-lactate MFS transporter, translated as MSSVADSTRGAQNAPFFSKEATVAPPGFSRWMVPPAALAVHLCIGQAYAFSVFNAPLTKVIGVTQSAPGDWTLTTLGWIFSLAIVFLGLSAAFGGKWLERVGPRRTMFTAACCFGGGFLVSALGVYLHQIVLLYLGYGVIGGIGLGLGYVSPVSTLIRWFPDRRGMATGLAIMGFGGGAMIAAPLSVMLMKHFASDTSSGVAQTFVVLGVAYFISMTIGSIAIRVPAPDWKPAGWTPPVVAKKLVSSKHVHIDEALKTPQFYLIWLVLFLNVTAGIGILGQASVMIQESFKDTVTAGAAAGFVGLLSLFNMGGRLVWASASDWVGRKNTYFIFFVLGAILYYAVPQFAQSGNIVLFVLAYCLILSMYGGGFSTVPAYLADMFGTAFVGGIHGRLLTAWAAAGVAGPALVNYLRQYQLANGVAKADAYTMTVHIMALLLIVGFVCNLLVRRVNEKHHMSESQLAAKQ; from the coding sequence ATGAGCAGCGTTGCTGATTCGACGCGCGGTGCGCAAAACGCACCATTCTTTTCCAAGGAGGCGACCGTCGCGCCGCCCGGCTTTTCGCGCTGGATGGTGCCGCCCGCCGCGCTCGCGGTGCATCTGTGCATCGGCCAGGCGTACGCGTTTTCCGTCTTCAATGCGCCGCTCACGAAGGTGATCGGCGTGACCCAATCCGCGCCCGGCGACTGGACGCTCACGACGCTCGGCTGGATTTTCTCGCTCGCGATCGTGTTCCTCGGCCTCTCCGCCGCGTTCGGCGGCAAGTGGCTCGAGCGCGTCGGCCCGCGCCGCACGATGTTCACGGCGGCCTGCTGCTTCGGCGGCGGTTTCCTCGTCTCCGCGCTCGGCGTGTATCTGCACCAGATCGTGCTGCTGTATCTCGGCTACGGCGTGATCGGCGGCATCGGCCTCGGGCTCGGCTATGTTTCGCCGGTTTCCACGCTGATCCGCTGGTTCCCGGACCGCCGCGGCATGGCGACGGGCCTCGCGATCATGGGCTTCGGCGGCGGCGCGATGATCGCGGCACCGCTCTCCGTGATGCTGATGAAGCACTTCGCGAGCGACACGAGCTCGGGCGTGGCGCAGACCTTCGTGGTGCTGGGCGTGGCCTACTTCATCTCGATGACGATCGGCTCGATCGCCATTCGCGTGCCCGCGCCTGACTGGAAGCCGGCTGGCTGGACGCCGCCCGTGGTCGCGAAGAAGCTGGTTTCGAGCAAGCACGTGCATATCGACGAAGCGCTCAAGACGCCGCAGTTCTACCTGATCTGGCTCGTGCTGTTCCTGAACGTGACGGCCGGCATCGGCATTCTCGGCCAGGCTTCGGTGATGATCCAGGAAAGCTTCAAGGACACCGTCACGGCGGGCGCCGCCGCCGGGTTCGTGGGCCTGCTGTCGCTCTTCAACATGGGCGGGCGTCTGGTGTGGGCTTCGGCGTCGGACTGGGTCGGCCGCAAGAACACGTACTTCATCTTCTTCGTGCTCGGTGCGATCCTGTACTACGCGGTGCCGCAATTCGCGCAGAGCGGCAACATCGTGCTGTTCGTGCTGGCCTACTGCCTGATCCTGTCGATGTACGGCGGCGGCTTCTCGACCGTGCCCGCGTATCTCGCGGACATGTTCGGCACGGCCTTCGTCGGCGGCATTCACGGCCGTCTGCTCACGGCGTGGGCCGCGGCGGGCGTCGCGGGCCCGGCGCTCGTGAACTATCTGCGCCAGTATCAGCTCGCCAACGGTGTGGCCAAGGCCGACGCGTACACGATGACGGTGCACATCATGGCGCTGCTGCTGATCGTGGGCTTCGTCTGCAATCTGCTGGTGCGCCGCGTGAACGAAAAGCATCACATGAGCGAGTCGCAGCTCGCCGCCAAACAGTAA
- a CDS encoding DUF3857 domain-containing transglutaminase family protein, protein MRLAFVFRIALFALGGPAAAALAADAPASAATLAPSTAAVANVPLEPAGSAAQAPYTNEGETQTFTVNADGSYTKLDSLTLRVNTEAGIARAGQYYVWFNREMAHVDILEAWTEDPAGGRHDVRREQIRDVQEVRSFDAPMFQDVQDKVIVFPAVEPGARVHLTWRRTQRVPIVPGWFSDFTPPDLAPTHNFRVIYDLPAKVPLYADARGFTALAPVTHNGRTRYEYRYDKSNFERLEYGSVAYVSYGDRLMVSTFPDYAAFAQVYREASADTTTRDAALVRLAQSLTARDGTPRAKAQTLYDWVRRNIRYVAINVGRGEIVPHRVTEVLANRYGDCKDHVALYGALLDAVGIRNTPALINSGTVYTLPAVPGFGIINHVITWLPDLQMFADSTASNIEFGYLPSTDMDRVAVLAGDGTQLRTPATASTTRDSDLDITVAPDGSARFVYRLQADGWSAEQTRSVLRLQTPAQREESLQWELRNANLRGSATLASSSLDATGGPLVLTLTGSFDGFVDPEMTTPVPTLTSFVGGLDASLRYWLGEPRRTQPFVCRNVVVTERARIALPPGMRVLDVPISQHADNRFVDFRSQYALDAASNVLRVTRTGRTHFASDVCSADDFTQMRPVFEKMARDLRAQLIVKPAAAMQAPNGAPSDQ, encoded by the coding sequence ATGCGCCTCGCCTTCGTCTTCCGTATCGCCCTGTTCGCACTCGGGGGCCCGGCCGCCGCCGCGCTGGCCGCCGACGCGCCCGCGAGCGCCGCCACGCTCGCGCCGTCCACGGCCGCCGTGGCGAACGTGCCGCTCGAACCCGCCGGCAGCGCCGCGCAGGCGCCCTACACGAACGAAGGCGAGACGCAGACCTTCACCGTCAACGCCGACGGCTCGTACACCAAGCTCGACTCGCTCACGCTGCGCGTGAACACCGAGGCGGGCATCGCGCGGGCCGGTCAGTATTACGTGTGGTTCAACCGCGAGATGGCGCACGTCGACATTCTCGAAGCCTGGACCGAAGACCCGGCGGGCGGCCGCCACGACGTGCGCCGCGAGCAGATTCGCGACGTGCAGGAAGTGCGCTCGTTCGACGCGCCGATGTTCCAGGACGTGCAGGACAAGGTGATCGTGTTTCCGGCCGTGGAGCCGGGCGCGCGCGTGCATCTCACGTGGCGGCGCACCCAGCGCGTGCCCATCGTGCCCGGCTGGTTCAGCGACTTCACGCCGCCCGATCTCGCGCCCACGCACAACTTCCGCGTGATCTACGACCTGCCCGCCAAAGTGCCGCTCTATGCCGACGCGCGCGGCTTCACCGCGCTCGCGCCCGTCACGCACAACGGCCGCACGCGCTACGAATACCGCTACGACAAGAGCAATTTCGAGCGCCTCGAATACGGCTCGGTGGCCTATGTGAGCTACGGCGACCGGCTGATGGTCTCCACCTTCCCCGACTACGCCGCGTTCGCGCAGGTCTACCGCGAAGCCTCGGCCGATACGACCACGCGCGACGCCGCCCTCGTGCGGCTCGCGCAATCGCTCACGGCTCGCGACGGCACACCGCGCGCGAAAGCGCAAACGCTCTACGACTGGGTGCGCCGCAACATCCGTTACGTGGCGATCAACGTGGGGCGCGGCGAGATCGTGCCGCATCGCGTGACCGAGGTGCTCGCGAACCGCTACGGCGACTGCAAGGACCACGTGGCGCTGTACGGCGCGCTGCTCGACGCCGTGGGCATCCGCAACACGCCCGCGCTCATCAACAGCGGCACGGTCTACACGCTGCCCGCCGTGCCCGGCTTCGGCATCATCAATCACGTCATCACGTGGCTGCCCGACTTGCAGATGTTCGCGGACTCCACGGCCAGCAACATCGAGTTCGGCTATCTGCCCTCGACCGACATGGATCGCGTGGCCGTGCTCGCCGGCGACGGCACGCAGCTGCGCACGCCCGCCACGGCCAGCACCACGCGCGACAGCGACCTCGACATCACCGTTGCGCCCGACGGCTCGGCGCGCTTCGTGTACCGGCTACAGGCGGACGGCTGGTCGGCGGAACAGACGCGCAGCGTGCTGCGCCTGCAAACGCCCGCGCAGCGCGAGGAATCGCTGCAATGGGAGCTGCGCAACGCCAATCTGCGGGGCAGCGCCACGCTGGCCTCCAGTTCGCTCGACGCCACCGGCGGCCCGCTCGTGCTCACGCTCACGGGCAGCTTCGACGGCTTCGTCGACCCGGAAATGACCACGCCCGTGCCCACGCTCACGAGCTTCGTGGGCGGGCTCGACGCCTCGCTGCGCTACTGGCTCGGCGAGCCGCGGCGCACGCAGCCGTTCGTCTGCCGCAACGTCGTGGTGACGGAGCGCGCGCGCATCGCGCTGCCGCCCGGCATGCGCGTGCTCGACGTGCCGATCTCGCAGCACGCCGACAATCGTTTCGTGGATTTCCGCTCGCAGTACGCGCTCGACGCAGCCTCGAACGTGCTGCGCGTGACGCGCACGGGCCGCACGCATTTCGCGAGCGACGTGTGCAGCGCCGACGACTTCACGCAGATGCGGCCCGTGTTCGAAAAGATGGCGCGCGATCTGCGCGCCCAGTTGATCGTCAAGCCGGCGGCCGCGATGCAGGCGCCGAACGGCGCGCCCAGCGATCAGTGA
- a CDS encoding HdeD family acid-resistance protein: MVRLMMILLGVDYLRARWRGVLLMGALSALVGLGLFLDALDGVLHFHIAPFAWILLVEGLATLAVAWTGMGGQRTLRYLKGASFCATAVLILSGYRHGSFILSMIFATLFLADGVLQIASAWVVRYRTWRLAVAGGAVEIGIAVFLYQPYPTHYKGTVPYCLGLVLFFAGWNMLLLALRARRLAVNPAAAQGGRAALAASAVGAAADGPTLAQKVFDGPPAPQEHALTVHVWTPVGTSKSEARRQPVIDRYIAAVDRHGVISTGHAALEAPERVYISLYPAIEIDRNPDEFARTLRATRENDVPGLFQPDYATESQAWCPSTRQVRIRNYDPLRLTRFWQHYREDTTYNLTHRNCSSTVSHALEAALEGATPRVWGHGWLAFARMLATPELWVAAQLRKRGQTMAWTPGLTLDYARALSMLADPRPSGWTRMVRLVRAKGLREARARRGSREAASKAAPDPDADEEGGQQREA; the protein is encoded by the coding sequence ATGGTGCGGCTCATGATGATCCTGCTGGGCGTGGACTATCTGCGCGCGCGCTGGCGCGGCGTGCTGCTGATGGGCGCGCTGAGCGCGCTCGTCGGGCTGGGTCTGTTTCTCGATGCGCTCGACGGCGTGCTGCATTTCCACATCGCCCCGTTCGCGTGGATTCTGCTGGTCGAAGGGCTCGCCACGCTGGCCGTGGCGTGGACCGGCATGGGCGGCCAGCGCACGCTGCGCTACCTGAAAGGCGCGAGCTTCTGCGCGACGGCCGTGCTGATCCTCTCGGGGTATCGCCACGGCTCGTTCATTCTCTCGATGATCTTCGCCACGCTGTTTCTCGCCGATGGCGTGCTGCAGATCGCCTCGGCGTGGGTCGTGCGCTATCGCACGTGGCGGCTCGCGGTGGCGGGCGGCGCGGTCGAGATCGGTATCGCCGTCTTTCTGTATCAGCCGTACCCGACGCACTACAAGGGCACGGTGCCGTATTGCCTCGGCCTCGTGCTGTTCTTCGCGGGCTGGAACATGCTGCTGCTCGCGTTGCGGGCGCGCCGGCTCGCGGTGAATCCGGCGGCGGCGCAAGGCGGCCGGGCCGCGCTGGCCGCGAGCGCCGTGGGTGCCGCCGCGGACGGACCCACGCTCGCGCAGAAAGTGTTCGACGGACCGCCCGCGCCGCAGGAGCACGCGCTCACCGTGCACGTGTGGACGCCCGTGGGCACGTCGAAAAGCGAGGCGCGGCGCCAGCCCGTGATCGACCGCTATATCGCGGCCGTGGATCGCCACGGCGTGATCTCGACAGGGCACGCCGCGCTCGAGGCGCCGGAGCGCGTCTACATCAGCCTGTATCCCGCGATCGAAATCGACCGCAATCCCGACGAATTCGCGCGGACGCTGCGCGCGACCCGCGAAAACGACGTGCCGGGGCTGTTTCAGCCCGACTACGCGACCGAGTCGCAGGCGTGGTGCCCGTCCACGCGGCAGGTGCGCATTCGCAATTACGACCCGCTGCGGCTCACGCGCTTCTGGCAGCACTATCGCGAGGACACGACCTACAACCTCACGCATCGCAACTGTTCGAGCACGGTCTCGCATGCGCTCGAGGCGGCGCTCGAAGGCGCGACGCCTCGCGTGTGGGGCCACGGCTGGCTCGCGTTCGCGCGCATGCTCGCGACGCCGGAGTTGTGGGTGGCGGCGCAGTTGCGCAAGCGCGGCCAGACGATGGCGTGGACGCCCGGTCTCACGCTCGACTATGCACGCGCGCTCTCGATGCTGGCGGACCCGCGTCCTTCGGGGTGGACGCGTATGGTGCGGCTGGTGCGCGCGAAGGGGTTGCGCGAGGCGCGCGCACGGCGGGGTTCGCGCGAGGCCGCTTCGAAAGCCGCGCCGGACCCAGATGCCGACGAAGAAGGCGGCCAGCAGCGCGAGGCGTGA
- a CDS encoding serine/threonine protein kinase: MNQDPSPFSGDHDAAPAGNDGAAPYARLTPECVLDALDSVLMPAGRRTDGRMLALNSYENRVYQVGVEDGPPLVAKFYRPERWSDEAILEEHAFVAELAAREIPAVPALVLEGRTLHSYEGFRFALFERRGGRAPDLDRSDTLEWLGRFIGRIHAVGATEPYRARPAIDIETFGYEPRAFLLEHDFVPRDLREAWRTAVDFALEGVKGAFERASEGGEIRPLRLHGDCHPSNVLWTDAGPHFVDFDDSRMGPAIQDLWLLLPGDRAGASRALADLLAGYEDFCEFEPRELHLVEALRTLRLIHYSAWLARRWHDPAFPAAFPWFNTQRYWEERVLELREQIGAMQEGPLWPV; the protein is encoded by the coding sequence ATGAACCAGGATCCTTCCCCCTTCTCAGGCGATCACGACGCCGCGCCCGCCGGCAACGACGGCGCCGCGCCCTACGCGCGCCTCACGCCCGAATGTGTGCTCGACGCGCTCGACAGCGTGCTGATGCCCGCCGGGCGCCGCACCGACGGCCGCATGCTCGCGCTCAACAGTTACGAGAACCGCGTCTACCAGGTGGGCGTGGAAGACGGGCCGCCGCTCGTCGCCAAGTTCTACCGGCCCGAGCGCTGGAGCGACGAGGCCATACTCGAAGAGCACGCGTTCGTCGCCGAACTCGCCGCGCGCGAGATTCCCGCCGTGCCCGCGCTGGTGCTCGAAGGCCGCACGCTGCATTCGTATGAAGGTTTCCGTTTCGCGTTGTTCGAGCGGCGCGGCGGCCGCGCGCCCGATCTCGACCGCAGCGACACGCTCGAATGGCTCGGCCGCTTCATCGGCCGGATTCACGCCGTGGGCGCGACCGAGCCGTATCGCGCGCGTCCCGCCATCGACATCGAAACGTTCGGCTACGAGCCGCGCGCGTTCCTGCTGGAGCACGATTTCGTGCCGCGCGACCTGCGCGAGGCGTGGCGAACGGCAGTCGATTTCGCGCTCGAAGGCGTGAAGGGCGCGTTCGAGCGCGCGAGCGAAGGCGGTGAGATCCGGCCGTTGCGCCTGCATGGCGACTGCCATCCGAGCAACGTGCTCTGGACCGACGCCGGCCCGCATTTCGTCGACTTCGACGACAGCCGCATGGGCCCCGCGATTCAGGATCTCTGGCTGCTGCTGCCCGGCGACCGCGCGGGCGCGTCGCGCGCGCTCGCCGACCTGCTCGCCGGTTACGAGGACTTCTGCGAGTTCGAGCCGCGCGAACTGCATCTGGTCGAAGCGCTGCGCACGCTGCGCCTCATCCATTATTCGGCGTGGCTCGCGCGCCGCTGGCACGACCCCGCGTTCCCCGCGGCGTTCCCGTGGTTCAACACGCAGCGCTACTGGGAAGAGCGCGTTCTCGAACTGCGCGAGCAGATCGGCGCGATGCAGGAAGGGCCGCTCTGGCCCGTGTGA